From the Pseudarthrobacter sp. MM222 genome, one window contains:
- the malQ gene encoding 4-alpha-glucanotransferase, with the protein MADATHHDNTDITGGLLRELAAAHGVGTTFRGWDGVERSVQDTTLQGVLAALGVPAAGPEEMQRSLHESRLAPWRRLLPPVVVVRHGQEAHVDVHVPHGGQVSVWIEAEDGSRHEAFQRDNWEPPVDVDGVLTGRASFAIPAYLPLGWHTLQADAEGVLAQCALVVTPRRLGTTEALAGRRNWGLTAQLYSIRSSRSWGIGDLADLADLATVSGQEGAGFVLVNPLHAAEPRPPVEDSPYLPTTRRFFNPLYLRVEEIPEFGYLDRAGQAEVQQLAEQQRSANSSTALLDRNSSYAAKLAALELVYAVPRGPARIRSFADFCAEQGPGLDDFALWCALVEELPPGAPEWTTAASAPDTAYCTEQRALLADRIDFHRWMQWNCDRQLEAAQRSARESGMEVGVIHDLAVGVKRGGADAWSLAGVLARDATVGAPPDVFNQQGQDWTQPPWHPGRLAESGYAAYRDMLRTVLRHAGGIRVDHILGLFRLWWIPAGAGPEQGTYVYYDHEALIGILALEAQRAGAIVIGEDLGVFEPWVRDYLAERGILGTSILWFEHDADGPIPPERYRQQCLTSVNTHDLPPTAGYLAGEHVTLRESLGLLQRPVVEEHAEAAAEQEAVLALVRERGLLPAAGSPGAGQDVAATVEALYAFTALAPSSLLGVALVDAVGETRTQNQPGTSSLQYPNWCIPLAGPAGPVLLDDLPDNPGFLSLARTVRTALLAGSPGESISAPAP; encoded by the coding sequence TCCTGGCGGCGCTGGGCGTCCCGGCCGCGGGACCGGAGGAGATGCAGCGATCGCTGCACGAGTCGCGGCTGGCACCCTGGCGGCGCCTGCTGCCGCCCGTCGTCGTCGTCCGGCATGGTCAGGAAGCCCATGTCGACGTCCACGTTCCGCACGGGGGCCAGGTTAGCGTCTGGATTGAGGCCGAGGACGGCAGCCGGCACGAGGCCTTCCAGCGGGACAACTGGGAGCCGCCCGTCGACGTCGACGGCGTCCTGACCGGCCGCGCGTCATTCGCGATTCCAGCTTATCTTCCCCTCGGCTGGCACACTCTGCAGGCTGACGCCGAAGGCGTCCTCGCCCAATGCGCCCTCGTGGTCACCCCGCGGCGGCTGGGCACCACCGAGGCGCTCGCAGGCCGACGGAACTGGGGGCTGACCGCGCAGCTGTATTCCATTCGCTCCTCCCGGTCCTGGGGAATCGGCGACCTCGCCGACCTTGCCGACCTTGCCACCGTTTCCGGGCAGGAGGGTGCAGGCTTCGTGTTGGTCAACCCGCTTCATGCAGCCGAGCCCCGGCCCCCCGTCGAAGACTCTCCCTACCTGCCCACGACGCGACGCTTCTTCAACCCGCTCTACCTCCGGGTGGAGGAGATCCCCGAATTCGGCTACCTGGACCGGGCCGGACAGGCGGAAGTCCAGCAACTGGCCGAACAACAGCGCTCCGCCAACAGCTCAACCGCTCTGCTGGACCGGAATTCGAGCTACGCCGCGAAACTGGCCGCCCTTGAGCTGGTCTACGCCGTGCCGCGCGGTCCCGCAAGGATACGATCGTTCGCCGACTTCTGCGCCGAACAGGGACCGGGACTCGACGACTTCGCGCTCTGGTGCGCGCTGGTTGAGGAATTGCCTCCCGGAGCTCCGGAGTGGACGACGGCGGCGTCCGCACCGGATACCGCGTACTGCACGGAGCAGCGGGCGCTACTGGCCGACAGGATCGACTTCCACCGCTGGATGCAGTGGAACTGCGACCGGCAGCTGGAAGCGGCGCAGCGCTCGGCCAGGGAATCGGGCATGGAAGTCGGCGTCATCCACGATCTCGCCGTGGGCGTGAAACGGGGCGGAGCTGACGCCTGGTCGCTGGCCGGAGTGCTGGCCCGGGACGCCACCGTCGGCGCGCCGCCGGACGTGTTCAACCAGCAGGGGCAGGACTGGACCCAGCCGCCCTGGCACCCGGGACGACTCGCAGAGTCCGGTTACGCCGCCTACCGGGACATGCTCCGCACCGTGCTGCGCCACGCCGGCGGGATCCGGGTGGACCACATCCTGGGCCTGTTCCGGCTTTGGTGGATCCCGGCGGGAGCCGGACCGGAGCAGGGCACCTACGTCTACTACGACCATGAGGCGCTCATCGGCATCCTCGCCCTGGAGGCACAGCGTGCGGGGGCAATTGTGATTGGGGAGGACCTCGGCGTCTTCGAGCCCTGGGTCCGGGACTATCTGGCTGAACGCGGGATCCTGGGCACGTCAATCCTCTGGTTCGAGCACGATGCGGACGGCCCGATCCCGCCGGAACGTTACCGCCAACAGTGCCTGACCAGCGTCAACACCCACGATCTGCCGCCGACGGCGGGCTACCTGGCCGGCGAACACGTCACCCTGCGCGAGTCCCTGGGGCTGCTGCAGCGTCCGGTCGTCGAGGAACACGCAGAAGCCGCCGCCGAGCAGGAGGCAGTGCTGGCCCTCGTCCGGGAGCGCGGACTCCTGCCGGCTGCCGGGTCCCCGGGCGCAGGACAGGATGTGGCGGCGACGGTTGAGGCCCTGTACGCCTTCACCGCGCTGGCGCCGTCGTCGCTGCTGGGCGTGGCCCTGGTGGATGCGGTCGGCGAAACCCGCACCCAAAACCAACCCGGAACTTCCAGCCTGCAGTACCCGAACTGGTGCATACCGCTGGCCGGACCCGCTGGCCCGGTGCTGCTCGACGACCTGCCGGACAATCCGGGGTTCCTTTCCCTGGCCCGCACGGTCCGCACGGCACTGCTTGCCGGATCCCCCGGGGAGTCCATCTCCGCGCCAGCTCCGTAG